The Psychrobacter sp. P11G3 genomic interval TTGTATATAACTGGTAATCATATTACTGGATAATTTTCATTTGTAATAAAAATGTATCAGTATATTTTATAGTGTTTGTTTTAGCATAGTTAGTATTACTTTTCCAGTAATTAGCAAAATTATGTTCGAACTCATTGGTATCACAAATAACTGTTCTTATCTATTAAAGGTATAACTTCAACTCTTCTCAATACTGAGTTATCAGCTTTCTTAAATTTAGTAAATATCTTACAGTCGTTCCACCGAGTTACAATTCACTATATAATGATATGACGATTACAATGGTGACTGCTATGACAGCTTCTAGACATTTAAGAAAAAGCCTCTATTTATTCAGCGTACTATTTATCGCTGCTTGTCAGCCGTCACCTATAAATGAATCAGCCGTTACTGACACTGAAGCAGAAACCGCAGACACGCCACTTATCATCACAAGTGATAGTGTCACCATGACGCCAGAACATATCCTGAGTATTAAGCCTTCAAGGTATCAGCCGAGTCTCGGCTTACAAGGTAATATCGAACCTATCAAGCAGACCACATTTGTTGCTGTACATCCGATTCGTATAGAAGAGACACTGGTTAGTGAAGGTCAATGGGTAGAAAAAGGCACACCATTGCTAGTTTTTAGACGTATAGGTACGGCTAGCAAAGCTGAAGGTTTGAATAAGCCTGAGCAAGGTAATGTAGAATCAAACGATGTTAATAAAACCAATCTAGTAGATACGCAAAACTCTGATGCTAAATCTGCACAAGCTGCGCCAGACGCAGACATTGCTGTTGTGAGAAAAACTGATAGTGATAAAACGTTAGAAGTAAACTCTGCGATAGATACTGATAGCGACATCACTAATCAAAATGCAGACCTCAATACTGCCAAACAAGATGCACCGTATAATTCGATTACCATTCATGCTAGTTTCTCAGGGCGAGTAGAAAGCTTATCTGCTGATGTAGGACAACAGCTAGCAGCGCGTGAGTCTCTACTACAGATCAGTGATGAGACCAAACTGCACTTTATGGCTACCCTGCCTATACAAGCAAAACCACAGCTTTCAGTTGGTCAGACAGTCAATTTTACTGCCGAAGGTATCTCAGACAAGTTTACGGGACAAGTCA includes:
- a CDS encoding efflux RND transporter periplasmic adaptor subunit; its protein translation is MTASRHLRKSLYLFSVLFIAACQPSPINESAVTDTEAETADTPLIITSDSVTMTPEHILSIKPSRYQPSLGLQGNIEPIKQTTFVAVHPIRIEETLVSEGQWVEKGTPLLVFRRIGTASKAEGLNKPEQGNVESNDVNKTNLVDTQNSDAKSAQAAPDADIAVVRKTDSDKTLEVNSAIDTDSDITNQNADLNTAKQDAPYNSITIHASFSGRVESLSADVGQQLAARESLLQISDETKLHFMATLPIQAKPQLSVGQTVNFTAEGISDKFTGQVSKLVSTSQPKKLLVYVNVIDNEVSRDKLLPNMKVTGRVNYGQIDVGTIVPKRALHDVDLTELQTPPYMPLQPLTANVWIIGQDQRLTRQPIEVVEYDPTTQQYLIAGVSNDSLICLADLPVDSKGKKVIVS